TGAAAGCCATATGCGTTTGGCACCGGCGACACTTCGATGCATAACAACCAATATTAATGCTACTATTTTACAAGGTCTATTTTAATTCCCAGATTTAGGCTTTTGTTCTAATCGAAATGATTTTTTGCTCCAAGATAAGCGCTACATCTATCTAAAGATGTTGAGGATTTGAACCTTTGCAGGTCCCAACGCAATTGTATTACAAAATTCAAAACTCctttctaaaaatttcaaatagttTTGTTCTTGATACAGACTTTGAACTCTGATTGCGGGGCAAATAACAAGGAACGTACTGTGTTGAACAATGCCATGGCTAAACAACAAGATATACAACAACCGAGTTTCGTGGATTGCGAACAACTGCTTGTTTAATTTAGACTTCGTTTTCGAAATTGCATTAGAGGCCCTGGCGGCCCGCgactttgtatatatatatgggctTTATGGCATTTGTTGCTTTGCTATCCCCGCTTTCATAATGTGACACTGTAGGCACTGGTCCCGGTGGAAAGAAATAACGGCGATATGACCGTCGCTCGCTTATGTGCTTTTATGAATAAAATGGAGAGTTATAAGTGATTATATGTCATTCAGTAGCCTAAGTATATGCTGAAGACCTCTTTATTTCAGCCAACTGCATATTTCTGATAGCCACAAATTAAACACATTACTATGCTTGTTGTATTGTagacatttttcaatattgactTGTATATGCGTCGTTAAATAGTCCAATGTTTTACAAATGCTTAGCCTTAGGATAACAAAGGTGGCCGAATTCGGAGGTGTGAGCGAAAAAAGAGGGATGCCAGTTGTATTACATTACTATCGTGGTACTTTGATTGAAAACTATAGATTTACAGCGTTTACACTTGGATTTCACAAAGCACTCCGAGAAGTTTATAGGATGGAACTTCGTCAAATATTCCCTGATGCTGTGATGATGGGTTAGCATCAATATGAATACCAACATATGATAGTGTAACAGTGTATGGTCGTCCAGGATACCAACGAGAGTAGGGTGCTTTTCTGTCGCTGGTTAGATACGTTCTTCGAGTCtataacacaatttttttatttaataaattttaaatgctGGAAATTATCCGAAAAATTAGCATGTCAAAACGCAACAAAGATACAGAAAAATTTGCGCTTTATAGGCAAACTAGCTAAGGAAATGTTTTTAAACTATTGTAAAGTGCTCTTTATCGTATTTCCTTATTATTCAAAGtaatgaatattatttgacaTAATTGAGCCTAAAGTAGAAACATAAATAGAACACAATAAAAGGGGGTTATTTAACAACACCGCAGAAATAGATATCTCGAATTTATTTATTGACGAACTAATAGGCACAAATATAATTCACGCACAAATGAATAGGATAAAATTGATGCGGACAATATATTGATTTATTATCAATAGAAGTATCTCTAATGATTAACccccaatccttcctcaatgcctttgcgctaaTGAATGCGTATGcctataatgcaaggatgctgtagcaggaataaacatgaccataGCCTACTGTGCAATTCAAGATTCgtgctacacactaacacaacATTTGTGTTAGCGTTCAGCAGGACCCTTGAATTGCATAGATTCCATAGAATGTATTGATTTccagcaattttttcataatattcacCTTTGTATCGACAGTCATTCCTGTCCAAATGTGAGTGTATGTGTGGCCTATAAATATTTTCCCTCGAAGTAGAGGaactattttttcaaaatgttcgcGATCATAAATATTAGCTGGTTGTCCATCCAGACTTTGGCACTTCTCACGACTCTGTGTCAGATCCATCCTAGATTCATCCGTTATTagaacaaaacatttttcattgtGCAGAACTGGACACAAACctgtaaaaaatgtaaaagctATTTATGCCCTATAGCAGGGGTTCTCatacttttggtgttgcggagcccttgaaaaggttaactattattcacggagcccgaaaagaaatgttaaaattgttactttcccaTTAATATTCCTAAGTAAAGGTAAAAGTACTCaataaccttttttaatagggttaatacaagtaataaaaaaatctaaattccaAAGATGAATTAtgtatactaaagctgtaaatttgacacttgacaaacatcacaatgacgacgatgattgcttttttgttctcgtggggaattatgagttcaatgcggaaacatgttaccatattatagtcagtggcgacgaaatgctaaaaataataattaataaagaggtaaatccgcaactcaaatttcttgattgaaaaacgacatactgaaatattaaaacttaaaatggaagatcacactataagtttggtttCGGCAgtctcacgtcagattaaaaacgcttttataggcattggaaatcacaaaatttggtgttatgttaggttttctttggttattcatcgtagtaactgtgaaatcgaaacacagtcaattgtgcgcgcgatgtacctttttttcattctaaaactacccacggagccgcatgcaataaattaattttaatcgttcgtattttgccgacACCTTGCCACGATTTTCTAAACGGCGATATTTTGCccaaaaataatctcgagtgcgaaagaacaaatcaagtttgacaaatcccaaaaATACgacccaatttatttatagttggcagtttaccacgtatttcatgttatttcagaatagtaaATCCTATTATTccagtaatcctaatagtaatctcgaatcaaacgtgagtaacgatgagcacaattaaaatattacgacaagacactttaaatgctcgcatcggtcatggattgaacaTTTCACgtaacagaaatctcgttatccgttttttttttaatcatgaagaatgttgcgcgaaaatttccgattccaccCCCACCCTCTCCTCAGAAGCCTGGCagcgctccagcttataaataatgtcatttttcaattccgcctctttgccatatttcgaggctatatttttcgaatattatcAGAGCTTTTATTGCtactttgaacagttacaaaattagccgagtcagtattttgaaaagtaatcgaatagctcgcggagcctctggatttctctcgcggagccctggggctccgtacggagcactttgagaacctatgccctaTAGAATAGAAGAGCATATATggatttattttatgttattgcaTTGCTAAATTCCAAGTCAAAAATATATGCGGTAGTTATCACAATGCTGCAAACCAACTGAAGTTCTTTTATACGGAGAACAAAactgtggaatttttttttcatgattcACGGGTAATATACTAATATTATAGAAGAGATATAAATCCTGACATCGTCAGGCTCTTCAGAATTATGTCAATTCTAATCACCTTTTTTTAATAAGTTTAATAGTCTTGTATTTGTCTCATATTTCTCTATTTGTTTCTTGTATTGTGCTATCTCCTTCTGAAACTTTACGTCCATGTCGACAATAGCTGAATTGCAAACaaatataatgaatattgatagctgtaaaatgcttgtctgaggaagtcagaccttggtcagacgaaacgttacagaaatatattagtgttcgtgtgcagcaagactcttgaattgaatagtatagtcattttcacttttgctaaagcatccttgcgttatacgcatacggatccacctgcgcaaaggcatagaaagagcaaggaaaggtagctAGTCtcacgtaaccccaactgttaaatataatgaatatatGATAATTGTTACGATTTATATTTCATCTGTGGAGAGTTGGGTTGAAGGTAAATTTTACAGGTTtagttttatataaaaatactaCTTAATTCATgttttctttataaaaaaaatataaggcGACGTTGTTATGTTTTGCTAGTAAGCTGAGATATCTGGTTTCGAATTCGGAGCATTACATTAAGAAGCATTACACTGTATattcaaaagtaaaataaattgataagCTGCTAGTGCATTGAACTTGAATACTACTGAGTTCTtgctaaattatattatattcaagCCCTAGGCCTAAGGCGAGTTCTTCACTTAGTGTGGCCGAAAAAAGAAATATTCAGATTTTCCAAAACATGGTGACTTTCTAAATAACAATATAGGCATAAGCTTGTTCATTGTGAAGGTCCAAGACACAATGATTGTGCTACTGATATGCTGGAAAGCAGacgtatttgtttttattatcgTTTATCTTGTTGAATAATACCAGCATTTTCAAAGATCTTTATTTCAAAACATGTTTCTTTGTCAGCATTTCATAAAAGTAACAATTATAGTATACAGTAACCTAATACTGACCAATCTCATATTTCCATAaccataaaataaaacaatatataagcATTGAAACGAAATTATTCTCAACACCCAAATTTTGAATGCGATTAATGAATAAGTTCATTGAGGGCATTAAAAGTTAAAACTAGATTTTCACCTTGGTCGATACGACGATTCATTTCAGTATAGTCAACTACTCCACGGATTCCATTTTCTCCTTTATCTCCTTTAGGACCCGCTGCGCCTCTTTTGCCAGGCCTACCTCGTGCTAGCGTGGCCAAAGGATAGTCATCATCTATTGGCTCACacattaatttctttttattttcctGACAATACACATGACTTGAAGACCACAGCAGTAGAAGAAAAAATCTAACAGcaggaaaaattaacttttgcATTTTTCTCTCGATATGAGCGTCACCTTGGGAGGAAACTAAACAAGTATGACTTTTAATTCTATGCTGGTAGATTTATGTTATTGTCATCGTGGAAAGTTGTATGAACACTTTCTGCCTTCGGCTATACAGAAAGGTACGTGACGgtgtaattttaaaatcttattgTAAAGTTtgctttttaataaaattttcaagCACTGAGTATTCTATGATTCAATCATCACGCCTTCGAATTTCACGTGCCTTAACATGAATGCTACGTCATCTTAGTAAGATATACATTTATTGTTCCGGGAAGTATATTCCCAAATTGCAGAACGTTTTTTTAACCAACCAACACCAATAAAAAAGGGAATTTGGATCGATTCTCACATTGTAAATTACTCCATCAGGTCCGTACTAGTCAAACTTAAAGTTGAATTCGGTAATAAAAATCTAACAACATATCTGAATGACCAGTGGCGAGTCATAGAGTCACGGACTGACTGCTAGAAAAATATCCAATGATGGATGGATGATCACAAAACCTATAGAAGCAAAACTTCTCGTacctaatttacaatttctcTTCTTTTAATTATGCTTGTTGATACTGGGCTGTTGCAAATAAGAAAGAATTGTGTCAATTAGAGTGTACTTGACATTAGTTGCAAAatatatgtgaaccaagatggcggacaccggataCACACTGCCGATACAGTATAGTTTGTTATGTTCTGGTATATCCGTACATTGGCGTATCTTCAGAAGGGTCGTTTAATCACGATGGTCAGACCACAAATGAAAGCCGTACCGGCGACCCTTCGATGCATAACAACCAATATTAATTCTACTATTTTACAAGGCTCATTTTAAATTTCCTGATTTAGGCTTTTGTTTTAATCTAAATGATTTTTTGGTCCAAGATAAGCGCTACATCTATCTAAAGATGTTGAGAATTTGGACCTTTGAAGGTACCAACGCAATTGTATTACAAAATGCAAATCTCctttctgaaaatttcaaatagttTTGTTCTTGATACAGACTTTGAACTCTGATTGCCTGCAAATAACAAGGAGTCATGGCTAAAACAGCAAGATATACAACAACCGGGTTTTCGTGGATTGCGAACAACAGCTTGTTCAATTTAGACTTcgttttcaaaattgcattagAAGCCCTGGCGGCCCGCGActtcgtatatatatttatgacaaTTGTTACTTTGTTATCCCCGCTTCCATATTGTGATCCTGCAGGCACTGGTCCCGGTGGAAACAATACCGGGCCAACGATATGACCGTTGCTCGCTCATGGCTTTTATGAATAAAATGGAGAGTTTGATTGTATGTCATTCAGTAAATATGCTAAAGACCTCCCTCTTTATTTCAGTCAACTGTATATTGCTGATAGCCATAAATTAAACACATACTATGCTTGTTGTATTGcagacatttttaatattgactTGTTTATGCGTCGTTGAATAGTCTCGCGCAATGTTTTACAAGTGCTTAGTATTATGATAACAAAGGTGACCAAATTCGGAGGCGTGTGCGAAAAGTAGGGGTGCCAGTTGTATGCCTAGCGTGTCACTTTGATTAAATACTACAAATTTACAGCGTTTACACTTGGATTTCACAAAGCACTCCGAGAAGTTTAGAGGATGGATTTTCGTCAAATATTCCCTGATAATGTGATGATGGTTTAGCATCAATTTGAATACCAACATGTGGTCGTGCGACACTGTATGGTCGTTCAGGAAACCAACGAGAGTAGGGCGCTTCTCTGTTGCTGGTTAGATACGCTTTTCGAGtctataaaacaatattttcaaaattaacttaATTGAATACTGGAATTAGCCGAAAAATTAGCATGTCAAAACGCAACAAAATCACAGAAAAATTTTCGCTTTATAGGCAAAATAACTGAGAAAATGTTTTCAAACTATTTTCAAGTGCTCTTCATCGCACTACCAGATTATTCGAAGTaatgaatattatttgataTAATTGAATATACGATTCCTAAAGTAGAAACATAAATGCAAATCTCTGGTT
The genomic region above belongs to Styela clava chromosome 13, kaStyClav1.hap1.2, whole genome shotgun sequence and contains:
- the LOC120332808 gene encoding uncharacterized protein LOC120332808, which translates into the protein MQKLIFPAVRFFLLLLWSSSHVYCQENKKKLMCEPIDDDYPLATLARGRPGKRGAAGPKGDKGENGIRGVVDYTEMNRRIDQAIVDMDVKFQKEIAQYKKQIEKYETNTRLLNLLKKGLCPVLHNEKCFVLITDESRMDLTQSREKCQSLDGQPANIYDREHFEKIVPLLRGKIFIGHTYTHIWTGMTVDTKTRRTYLTSDRKAPYSRWYPGRPYTVTLSYVGIHIDANPSSQHQGIFDEVPSYKLLGVLCEIQV